The Sphaerodactylus townsendi isolate TG3544 linkage group LG02, MPM_Stown_v2.3, whole genome shotgun sequence DNA segment GCCAAGTTTTGCATCAGTGGGACGTGACAGTGGCATACATCCAGCCCTTCTATGCTATAAAAGCATCACTATTTCCTCCTTTAGGCAAACCTGAAGGAATTCCCTTGTGGAACTCCAGATAGGAAAAGCAATCTGCCATCTCCAGTCCTCTGTCGGGCCACCTTGAATCTTTAATGCACCTTCCATCTTCCTCCAGTAGAACCCAAAGAGCCTTTCCGTCACAGAAAATGATCCTTGACAAAGAATTTTTCCCAGTGAAGGATCTCCCTACCCTTCCCACTCTCCCCAAGAATGCAAATAAAGTAGGATTGTACCTGTTCTAGAAAATGGTCTGGTCACATTGGCTATCACCTTCATTACTGAAGTTCAAGCACCACCTCAATGCCACAGTGAAGAGGACTACTCCACCTCCTTGTAGCAGGTGCAGACCTACACCCAATTACCCTGTGCATGTTGTGTAGTGTCATAAGCCAGGTTGGACATAAGCATCTCATCTCACTTTTATAGAGGTGTGACAGGGAAATATTGCCTTAAGACCTTCGTCTGAGTCACATTAAGACCAACCCCCTTTTTGTGCTTACCACATAATGGAAGTAGAACGGAGACTTGTTTCTGCCTGTGTGGCCTGAGACACAGATGAGAACCTTCCTAGTCCATCTCAGCCATTTCCATACCTGGCCATGCACTACTGGTATGTCCCAGCCTCGTGGGTTGCTGCAGGCAGTTTAAACCCAGCTGGGGAATATAACTTCCATCAGTACTATGGCAGACGTCCTTCTGCTCTTTTTTGGTGTTGTTTAATTTGTAACTGGCTTTACAAGATGGAGGTTTAATAAATTATTGGATTGCATAATTATTGTCCTAGGTTTCATGTCTTCACTCACCAGCTTCTTTGTGCTCCAGTGACTTCCCTATGAAGCAGCAGCCATGTCTGGCCCAGTTTCAGTTAGCAGAGGTAGCTCATTGAGCTGGGcccaattcagaaaaaaatgccttatttcagcatcacagcagcaatACATCTTTCCTTTGGTTAAATATGAATGGGGcgagtggggggcaggggtgaaaAAACAGGTctctgtgtgttaagtgccatcaagtcacttctggtgcccctatgaatgaatgacctccaaaacctcctatcattaacagccttgttcagctCTTGAAAACTGAGGGCTGAAGCCTCtttgattgaatcaatccatttcatgCTAGGTGAGAAAAACTTGGCTGTAAATATCATGTTCTCTGTTGCTCCAGAAGGCAAGGCTAACCCTAATGGGCTTAGAATACGGCAGATTTCCATTGGAGAACAGGGGAAACTTCCTAAGGATGAGAGAGATTTGACAAAGGAATTAAGTACTTGGGCCTGGGGTTGCTCTCCCTTGCTGGAAGTCTTCCAGCTGAAGGCTGAACCTGTCAGGAATGCTCTGCCTTTGATATTCCTGCACTTAAGAGGGGGATAGATAAGATGCCCTTAGATAGGATCCCTTCCAACTGTGATTCTCACACCTTTTGAAAATTATCTGTGAATTGGTGAGGCTGGATAACATATGTTCCCTAAAGAGATTAAAATTTGGTATGGAAGAATCCTTCACGGAACTGCTTTAGCTCACAGGCAAGCTGTCAGCATCAACCAGCGTGAGGGCCTTTTGTCTTATTTTCCATAATTCAAAAAGGGCTCCCTTTATGGCCCATTGTGTAATGTTTCTGCCCCCATTACTGAGAGAAGAAGGAAATCGCTCTGTAAAAAAAGTAGATTTTTACATGAATCTTTCTTATAATGGTCATAATCCTTATTTCTGACTAGATTGCTATTAGTCCTGTTGAAGACTACGAATAGAATGCAGGATGTGTGCAAAACTGTTTCAGTAATTCGTTCCCTTGTCTAattgtttgttttcattcttcAAAAAGAAAATTATGAATTTCCTCATCAATAGCAACTTAACAGTGGTATCAAGTAGACTCAGATAaactcaacttttttttttcagccttcCACCCATTTCCCTCAAATTGCTATTTGGAAATCAGGACAATTTCAAAATTGCtactttcttttaaatattttaattcttaTATAAACAAAAATGGCTATACATATGAACCAGAAATGCATGTGAGAAGCTTTGTTTGGTTTTAGTTTCCATTTCCCAAAGGCTAATACAGTTAGCCAAACTTGGATTCTGCCCTTGATGTGAGAATGTCCAGGTGCTAGCCTGATGAGACTTATAACAACACACACAGATACGGTCCTCACAGGAACAGGCTTGCTTTTCTAGTTCTACAGTAAAATAAATCTCAACTCACTACAAAGATAGCAACAGCCTTTCTATCACAGTGCTGGGGTTTGCAATCTGTTCTATGCAGTTCTTGCTACCTTCCATCATTCTTCCCAAAGAGGACTCTGGATAATAAGGTTTTGATGTGTATACAGAATTATTTGGACAAGTCATGTTGCGCGAGACCCACTAAAACGCATGGAAACGGCTCAAGCACAACAGCAGTTTGTACTCACGTCCGCCACTCCATGCTCTATTCTGATCCCCGCTCAGCTCTATAGAATCAGGCAGTCCACTCAGGGGCACACGAGGCCATGCCAAGTGTCCACTCTGCTTGTTGCTGCCTTTTGGGTTCGCCACGCTTCACTTTTAACTTCCTGTGATacgtgtgctctctctctctctctctctctctctctctcattcttccGTGCTGCCTGTAGAAAGGCACGTCCAGACTGCAACAGACTGCCTTTCAGATTAGGCACTGGGATGTATAGGCAGGCAGATAATGGATGCTACAGACAACCCCGGCCATAAGAGAAATCCAGCAGTGCCGTTTGACAGTGGCCTCACAAATTGTCCCCATCAGCTATCTGGACTGCTGAGGTCCCTATTTTGGCTGAAGTACAGTCAtgcagcagcagagaggggaaaaCACTGCCCAGCAAAAACCCAAACTTAATAATCCACTTGACAAGGATACAGTGATAAGTACACATTTTGTAAAAATCACGCATACTTGCATTCAAAAAAGTATTTGAGAAGCACAGATAATATATCCAACTTGAAAGGGCTAACGGATGTGGGGAGGGGCACAAACATACATGTTGTATTTGCCAGCCCAGATAAAAGCGCTGCTGTATTTACAAACCTTGTAACATCACAGCCCTGCTCTAGAAGCTACAGAAGCAGACTACGAACAAAAGCTCACAGCAAACAGCACTGGAGGTCCTTCACATGGTGGCTGTTTTAACTACGCCATGACACTGTCCAATGAGCTTTAGTCTTTTGCCAACAGTTGTGTAGCACACAGGGGCCATCACTGCTTCATTCAACAACGAGTGGCAGGATCAAGTGGCAGGAAATATTGTACTGCACCATGTGGGTGAGCTGGCAGGCCAAAGGTCCCATTTTGCTGTTCTGAGGAAGCTGGTGCACGTGACAGAGCTTCTACACAGATGTCCTGACATATGTTAAGCACTCTTAAGGCTCATAGATCTCAGTGACAGAGTTATGTCTAAGAAACGCTTTCCCTTTGAATTCAATGAAGCTGAAAAGTGGGTAACACACATTGGATTGtgtcacttttttaaaagtgagtttGTTTTATTCACATGACATGAAAACAGAACCATCTGTGTCATCAaactatatgggggggggggtaatgtccTTAAAGTGCTGTGAGTCAAAAATTACACGGGGGCTGCATGGAGTGTTTAGAGAAGAGCTGTGTAGGAAAAAGGTGGAAGTAgttgtttccctcttcctctcctgctcCCAAAAACATACAGCTCTGGATCTTTCAGCTGGTTTAACACTGCTGTTCCCACAAATTTTACTCTCAGTCATTTTACCTCTGCAACCCCTACCCTCTCTGACTGCCCAAGGCTGAAGTTACTAGACATGGTAGGGAAAGGGTGGCTATGTTCTACAATATGGAAGCAGCAGCTCAGGCCTCATGCAATGGAGTAAGAGAAAGCAGGTAAACGAAAGTGTAAAGTTGACACCAAGCCTAGGCTGGAAGAGTTGCCATGGCATACCTGCAGTAGAAGCTGAAATGATGAGGAAACACCCCTTGAAAACCTAACTCCAaaccatggggggcggggagaagacgAGCTGTGAACTATGCCATGCATGTGAATAGCAGGGGAAACAACATCTGAATCAAGTGCCTCCAAGATCACCCAAGCTATAGGTAAAGAGATCCTGACCACCATCTTGATGATTACTATTATTCTGACAGCTCTCATTGCCTGTTAGGCAGAGAAGAGTGGGCCTGGAATCATCCCATCTCCACAACATGTGACCAACTGAGCATACAGAGTCTCCACAGGCTGTTCAGTACTGTTTATATCCCCAAGGGCCTAAAGTGGCCTCCTCACTCCATATGTACATCCAAAAGTCTATTTCAACAGGCAAGCAATGGACAAGTGCATGGGTCTTCTCTACTGAGGAATGTACTGGGGAAATGCTCTTTGCACCTAACCTTGTCAGCAACCTTGTTTCTCTTAGGCCCAGTTTCTGCAAGAAAGAAAACTGTGTGTGCAACTCCCATCACATTTTGCTAGACAGAAAATGATTCTGCCATTGAAACCTCCTTGGCAGCTGTGAACAACAGAAAAGAAGATGCTTCTCTTGAGAACTGAGCTTCTGGTGGCTTCCTTGACCTTGGATGACCCACTGGTGCAAACAGGGACTCCTCACGCAATAAAGATCTGAGCTGTTCCATGCGGGTGAGATTTCAGAGgaagcactgaagaagaagatcCTGCAGCACACTCAACCCCGCTAACCTTAAACAGAGAGCAGGAATGGGCTGTGGAAACAACATTCAACACACATGCTTTGGATACCTTTGCTGCCCGCTCCTAAGCCCTGAACTAAAACAAGGGAGAGACGCCCaaagcctgctgctgctcctgcctgctCTGCTGTTGGAGGCACTCCCATTACCAGAAAACAGGACTTTTCTTTCCTTTGAGCACCAAAGACCCAAACTGCAAGTGAGAGGCTCAGTGAAGAAACTTATTTTTGACAGACACAACAGCAGAGGAACCTCAACGACCTCAGCTCCTTCTAGCCCTGTGTCTGCAATGGCAACCAGATAAAAGAACTTCTAGCAATAACAGGGAACACTGAAATCACACTAGATAATGAGGGGCTGGCGTTAAATATGGGCTCCTGACCTGTGGCGTACATGGAACCACCAATCTTGCACAGGTTAAAATCATCAGAGTTACACCAACAATGAAGAACTCTTTAACCAAGGGTGGCCaatgcttcatttttttcccccaacataAAGATGTTGTCTAAGCTTTTATCATAAACAAGTAATTATCTGGAAACCAGGGCATGCTCCCAGACAGGAATGAGCTAGGAATGGGTGAAGTATCCTAGAGGCCAGCATATTACCTGAAATCTGGATGCATGCATGTGTGACAGCAGTGGGTACACCTACTGAAAAGCTCCTACTAGTCACCTAGAGGAagtgcttggggggagggggaacccctACAGGAAGAACTTGATTGCTTCTGCACACCCCTCGTCCCAAATGGCCACCCCTTTGTCTCCTGCCAGCACCTCAGCTTGGATGCAGTTTTGTGGCCAAAGGAAAAATGACTGCAGATGGGGAGatgagctagagcaggggtcctcaaactttttaaacggggccagttcacgcatggccagagcccagccgggggccggaccaagtgccgcccgcggggggggggggcatccatccgccctcgacccacccctggccgagccccccacccccgcggtccccttccaatccggctctgaagctccgccgcctttctctctcccccctttgccgcattggtacggtcccctccggccgcttggaatgagcagcgagtcgcccgcgcttaatgctgtttgtaaacctggggaaaaggagatagagaagggggagatccacttctgcccagcgggccggataaatgtcttccgggggcctgatttggtccccgggccgtagtttggggacccgtGAGCTAGAGTTTTCATGCTCCCAAACAGCAGAATGGGAAGCCTTAGCAGAAAAGGGGAATCCATAACAAGTCTCTTCTGGCCCTTACATATTGCACCATCTGAGGAAGCAAAGCTTCCCTCTCCATGAGTAACAGAAGAGAAGGCACCAAGTGTGGTGCATCAGGCGAACAACCGCTCTTGGGGGTAATACAGAGGCATGCATCAGATGTAGCAGACCCACTCACATTAAGCTGTCTGCCTGCTTTGGCGTGGGTGACCAAAACGGCTTCCCCTGCCCCTACTCCCATACACTTTGGCAGCAGCAAACAGGACCATTTGCACAAGGATGACACAATTTGTTGACAAGAAAGGCCAGCTCCTCCAGCATCTGTATAGATAGCAGGTAACTGCTGACCCTGTCAAAGAACCACACAGTCCGTTTATGCTGTCTTGCACTTGGGTGCTGATGGCAAAGCCTGAGCTGTCCCTACTGAGGACACAGAACAGCAGTGCAGCTACGAGGAGAAGATGCCTTTGAAACGGACTTTGTCCTCATCATCCTTCTGACGCAAGCGGGTTTCCAGGCTGCGCAGCTCCCGCGCAACCACAGGCCCCAGCGATGGATCTAGCTGCAACACTTTGGCAAAGTCAGCCTGAGCTTCAGTCGCATTCCAAACTGCTGCATGTGCCTTGCCTCGCTTGAAGTAGGCCTTGACATTATCTGTAGAAACAGCAAACCACAGAGTAGTGAATGCTGGTTCCAAACATACCACAGCCTGGCCGACTGGCCCAGAACTTCTTACAGCCCTCTCCCACTCTCCATGTGAGCCTCTACAACCAGCAAAACACAAAAAAGGCTCTTCTGGCCATCAGTCCCTTCTGTCTACCGCCCATCTAATAAATTAATACAACATTGGGACTCCTGTCCATTTTGTCCTTGGCTGTTTCCCTGGCACCATTCTGTATAGACGTTGAGATGCCTTACCTTCATATTTGTTGAGAATGGAAGAGCAGTGGTCCAGCACCTCATAATACTCCTCAGTCAGCAGCTTACACTGGCAGTAATTTAGCAGTAAAGGGGTGATCTGTAGGTCCAGTTGGATCCAGTCTGGGGAGCCCGGCTGCTCCTAGGAGGGGAGAAGCAGCATGAGGCATAACGGGCTCTTTACACCCTGTACACAAATATATGTGTAGAATAGCTCCAGGCCCAGCTTGACATGATGGCAACTGCTGACTCCCTATAAATAAATGGTGACGTGAGCAGATGGGAAGGAAAAACAAAGCCCTCTCTACACCTCGGCTCACTTTTGTTAATTGCTCTTCCCCTGCATGGGTAACTTCCAGGCTCGGAGCTCATGGGCAACGATAGCCTGACCATTCTGCATCACTGCTGCAGAATTCATACAGCTTGGTCATAGCCAGCATTGCCTGTAGGGGCCCGCAGGTTGTGGACCACCCTGGAGGTTAGACAAAAGCCTGAAGGGAAGCAGTAcctctgaattatttatttatttatttattggttaggtttatataccaccctccctcgTATAAAGCAAGTCAACAGAGCTGGAAAGATACTGAACCAGACTGGCACATCTGGCTTTTCAGGCTTGCTTCctgctactactgctgctgctggtggtggtgctgctgctgcctgggTTCTGTGAGCTGAAGCTGAGCTGATGCAAAGGGAGGCCTCCTGGTAGTTGTGCTATTGGCCTAGTGCTGGCTCAGGGACAATGGAACTCTGGCAGGAGTATCCTTTGGAGCACCGTGTATGCTTCTCTGTGTTCACCATTTCTTGTTATTAATGCAAGCTGGCAACCCACATTTATATTTGGTGGAAGTGTGAAGGGATTCCTACTTTATCTAGAGTTGAAAACCCACACAATGAATTTATGCTTATTCCATGAGCATCTAAATGCAGGCAAGTGTACAGCAGGCAAACAGGTTATTCCTTGGGACAGGTGCATTGCACGACACACCTTCATTCACCTTCATCTGCAGGTTtttgaggcaagcaatggcatcGTAGTACTTGGCAGCAGCTTCCTGCACCTTGCCTTGCTTGTAGAGCTCATTGCCCTCCTGATGGATCAGGGGCACAGCCTTCATCTTCTCCTCATCAGACATGGCCCACGGATCCTGACGATATGAGCCTGGGCCCTCCACCTGCCAAGGTACAGTGATTACAAAGTTAAGAACATTGCAAGAACCAACCTGACTATTAACCGGTTCTCTTTGAGCCCCAGCATAGAGGTGGACAGAATTGTTGCAGAGTGAGGCTCAAAAGTTAGGGGACCAGGAGTACCACAATGAGGGTTGTCATTAACCTTGAGTTTCATCTTCACCCCTACACTATCACAGAAAGCCTATCTCCTCCCCACTTGCAActcagtttctttaaaaatatgggtCTTGTACTCAGCTGAAACCAACAAGGCCAAGAGAGAGCACAGTTATTcacaattatattttatttatatatcagatttaatataccgccccatccccaaagggctctgcttGTGTCACACTGTCATTTGTCCTCTCTTGTGCACCATTCCTATGCTTGCACATGGGAGATTCCTAAGTACTCCCAGTTCCATCACTGTCAGTGCCAAGAACCCTCTCTACTCCTTCCCCCTTACCTTGAGCATCTCGATGGCAAAGATGAGAGGCTGAGGATTCTGCTGGAGCTCATCGAGATCCGGGTAACCCAGTGAGTGGTGTTCATGCATCTGAGCAATGCCACAGCAGTGTCGCTGTCCCTCCAATGGGTCTTTCCCTGCTGCAATGTTTCTCAAGCTCTTTGACACCGTTGGATACAACACTACATGCTGGGCGATACAAAAAAAGGGGAGGTCACAGGTACAGCCCTTCTTGTTGAGGGAGGAGAAAACTGTTCAAGTGGGGAGAGAATTTCTTCAGAAGGGGTACACTGTGCTGGAAAGGAGGACTGCTTCTCTCCGCACACTAGCTGCTAATTCACATCCAGACCCAATTCAAGATATTGGTTCTTTCTTCTAAAATCTTTCTTCTAAAATCCAAAATTGTTGTAGAATCAACGGCATTTAAAGGACCACCTTCTCCAATCAACCTGCCAATCAATTAAGCAGGTTTCTTTACAGGGTTGAAAAGGATGAACTTGTGCAGGATTTCCTTGCCCCCAGGACTTGGAGAACTGGGATGGATTGAGCAAAAGTGTaaagttttttaaatttgtataaTGAAAACAGGTGACTGACCTTTTTTTTAGTGTTGAATATATGTTACTCAGgtgctgaaaatattttatttatgtaatacatagtccacctttctcacagagaaGGCGAATTGCATAGTATATGTCAATATGATCAACCGGGCAGGGCGTCCAATAAATACTGCAACAGAAActggattgcagaaatctaaaCAGAGCTGAATCAAAGCATAAGCACTGACATAACACATTAAGCAATGCAAAAATTATATAAAGGGATCATACTTACATCAACTGGTAATATATACTATTCACAGTAGTATAGATCATAGTTCTTACCCCTTTACCAAAGCacctttctgaaccatttcatttAAGTATAGTCCTACtgtctgtgtaaaaaaaaagccctcctgaataattcagttttgcatagtttgtggaatgtCAAAAGGATGGAAGTAttcctgacctcatcaggcaGGCCGTTGGATAATTTGGGAGCTACAACAGACAATGCACATGGAAGTTGTTGATTtttcccatttgcagggtggcacctaCTCAAGGTCTTGATCAGATAAGCAAACCTGTCATTGTAGAGCATAGAGGGGGAGATGATCCTGCAGCGATGAGGGACCAAAGCCATGAAGGGTCTTGTATATGATAGCCACGCTGCACCATCCCAAATTCTCCTGCATTGGATATGATATATATGGAAAACtggctttgtttctttttacatTTCCTACCTTTCCTGTATTCAAGGCTGCTAACAAATACTTGAGAGCAAATACCAGACAGGGTAAAATCAGTGTTCTCATGAAACTTCTTCCACTTTGAATCTAAATAGTCCAATAAAACATCTAATTCTTTCCATCTAGTGATCTTCCCGTACACTGCCACATACTTTTCACATTTATGCGCTACATAACTAATTATTTATAAATCAAGCTCTCTGGACTCCTCAATGACTAAAATCAAATTCTGAGCTCATGTGGAATCACTAGTTACATTCAGACTTAACAGTACCTTATGTGAGAAGTAGCACATTCAATGCTGAATGACAGACGTATTATTATAATTCATTTATACAGCACTTCTACTGTGCAAACCCTCACAGTTATGGTACCAGTCCTCACAGGAATACTGTGAAATGTATCACTATTATTTCATACTTGAGAAATGGAGGCAGAATGACCATCCAGAAAGACACAAGACCATCCAACCTGCTTCCTTATAGTAGTAGAAATTACCTTTGTGTCACATAAAAACTCCGCTAGCTCTGCTTCCCGCATGGTGCACAAGATGGTCTCCCAGACAGGCAGCTTGAACTTCTTGCCAATGATAAGCTCCATGGGTTTGCCCTGTGTTCGACTGTCATCTAAGACCCGTTGGGCCGGGCTACAGAGCATTGTGCGGTAATGGAAGGTGGCctgaagagaaagggaagcagaGTTGTTGGAACAGGTGACCCCCTACAATGCCTGCCACTCTTCCAGGCAGAGGGGAACAGCAAAGTCAAGTGATCAACTAGACTGACTGCCCAAAGGTGTGGGACTAGACATTTCTTGCCAGATTCCCAAACACAGATAATGACCGAACTTCCAACTACAACTAACTACTCTGGCAAGTCTTTTATTTGTATCCagcttcctccaaagagttcaggtATCCAATGTGAGTCTCCATTTATTTTATAATCCCAATAACACTGTGAAGAAGGTTAGGTTCAGCAAGAGTGGCCCGAGGACACCAAGGAGGCTTCATGGCAGAATTCAGAACTTAATCTAATACTATACCTTACACAATACTGACTCTCCATATCAGAGTGTACAAACTGAACAGAGTCCTAGCACTATGGGTTGTAGAGTTAGTAAAGGCACAAATCTATGCATATTTAAATTCAACCAATCCCGTCTATTAATTCAACCTTGctgcaaatatatatttaaatcaaaacaacataatcaACAACGACAACATCTCATGCCTGTGAGAGGGAGGTCTGAGCAGCAAGTCTCACAAACACCTTGTCCCAAACATATCAGCATTCTTGGAACAAGTGACAAAGAGGGAGCAAATGACAAGAATAACTTCGTATTAAATGTCTATCTCTAATGGCATTCAGGAGTAGTTGTAATAATTATGGTAACCAGAAGCAAAGGAATACAGGGCTCTAGTAGATTAAAAATTATGTAGAAATTCAGAATTGTCAACAGCTGGGCTTGTAAAAAAAGATTGTGGCTTCCCAAATCACTGTTGCACTGCGAAGGAAAAAGCATCATGTGCTGCttgctttcactgccagattatGTGGATTAATTTGTATGCTATTAGCGGACACTATTTAATCTAGGGGAGATCCTGTTTAATGCACAGATCTGGATTACTTGAACTACAAATCCTTTCCAATTGCTTATTCTTGGGTAAATATATCTTGATGTTCTAGGGGAAGCTACTGTCCTTTGTTTGTGGTACTATTGTGGTACTATTTGAAGTGGTATTGTGGTACTATTTGAAGAAGATCATGAAATACACACGCAAATGCCCAATCACAACCATGGGAACATACAGACTATCTAAGCCTGCCCTGCGAAACTACTGTTATCCATTCCGTTTCACGCAGTCTAGAAAGAACTGTACCCATTTCAGATGGCAGAACCAGAGTCCTGGTACTACAGCATTTCTACTGTGCAAACCCTTTATGGTACCAGTACTCACAGGAATACTGTGAAATGCAGAACCAGCTGAAATACGAGAACTCTTTCATTTAATGCTGCTTCCACTAAGAGCTGCTTTCACCCTCTCTGTACAAGGCTTGGTTGACATATATAGCAGAATAACTCTCCTCTGCATAAAACAAATTTCCTGCACACAGACCTCTAACAGCAGGGAGCGAGATGCTTGTTGTACTAGTTTTCTATCTGCAGGCATCGGGGAACATTCCCAAATATGCTTTCCAAAGTGGTTCTGATTCATTTTCTACCATGTCTTAGCCAAGTTTCAGCTGGGAATCATTCTATTACCACGCTAGTTCCCTATTCAGAATTACAAACAGACTACAGGATAGCCAGTAGTCCCTTTAATATTAATTTGAACGGCGGCACTATCATGGTTGTTGCCTCCAAGCCATGAAAAGGTCTTCGATTCCCCATTTCCAGCCatgaaagattgggggggggggggggccgacaTTTTTCTCCCGGCCAGGCGGCAACCCTAAGAGACAGCAACTCCCCCACATTCAGCACCTGTATCCAATTTGCATATTTATCAgaccccactccaccccagccTCGAGGCGCATGCGGACCTTACGCCAACCAATGTGTCATCGGATGTTGCCCGCGCATGCGCTTCTCTAGGGGCCAGTTCCGTTACCTCGAGCCTGAGAAAAGCGCGCATAATTTTTTTTCGTTCACCTTGGTACCATCTTGGTAATCAGGAAGCTCTCCTCGGCCTTCCTGCACAACCCGCTTTTGGATGCCGTCTGCCTGGAGATTCGCGATCAGATCCGCCATGATGGCTCCTCAGCCGAGATCTGGTCTAGCACGATCTTCGTCTACTTCCGTAGCCTCCCGATCAATGTTCGGCTTGTTTCGGACACCCTCGGGTATTTCCGTCTTCGAGTTCGGACACGTCCGGTAACCGTCGGGGTGTTTCGGGGAAAGACTCGCAAGTCGTCGGGATGCAGGCGGAGTACCTGTTAGACGTAGCCCCTCGTCGAAAGGAGGCTCAGAGGCCAGACGGACCAGCGTTTTATTAGGCGTGTTAAATCCGGCAGAGTTTGCagcttggccttttttttttttgtctctctgTGTCATCCCCCGCCCTGTCATGAAAAAATCCCCCAAATTgtgcttgttattttttttttcttctctcttccttgtGGCACCTTCTGGCCGGAGTATCCTCCATACATACCCCTGCCTCTGCGTCTCACACACAGCAGACTGCACCAAGGTTTTGCATCATTCCCTGAGGCGTCTTTCTTTTTCCTATAGGGGAAGGAAGTTCCAGCCTGAAGAATTCTGT contains these protein-coding regions:
- the LOC125426108 gene encoding AH receptor-interacting protein, encoding MADLIANLQADGIQKRVVQEGRGELPDYQDGTKATFHYRTMLCSPAQRVLDDSRTQGKPMELIIGKKFKLPVWETILCTMREAELAEFLCDTKHVVLYPTVSKSLRNIAAGKDPLEGQRHCCGIAQMHEHHSLGYPDLDELQQNPQPLIFAIEMLKVEGPGSYRQDPWAMSDEEKMKAVPLIHQEGNELYKQGKVQEAAAKYYDAIACLKNLQMKEQPGSPDWIQLDLQITPLLLNYCQCKLLTEEYYEVLDHCSSILNKYEDNVKAYFKRGKAHAAVWNATEAQADFAKVLQLDPSLGPVVARELRSLETRLRQKDDEDKVRFKGIFSS